TAAGCTCATGGTTGCTACAGCTAGCTGCTTTGATTTCTCGGCTTACAGGCTCTGCCATGAGGTGGTTGTGGTGGTGGTCATTATATATGTATTCATGCAGAAGGGGATGAGGCGCATTTGACCCGCTCGGGTATGGGGCTCTCCACCCGACCCTGCTGCTGAACATGGGACGCGTGCGTCAGACGCTGGAGAAAGTGCGTCGGCGAGTTAGAAGCAATGATTGACGAAGCCGTGCAGACCGGCGAATCTCACTTGAATGAGGGTGTTGGACATCCTGGCCGCACACCATGTCCCGTTAGTCACCTCACCAGTTTGTACAAACGTctgttctctctctctatttGTATATGTATGTGCTGTCGCTGACGTTGGATGCGTGCGTATAAATCATACCGATGGGGATTTTGGATAGGTGAGTGAGAACAAGAGAAGAATTGCGCCGTCTGTACAGACTTGCCAATCCCACTTTCATGTATAAACGAAATTGAAGTGTATCTCTTTCTGTCAACGAAAAGAGAGTATTTTGTGACTTCCGCCGAATTCATTAACATCTATCTGCATGAGCATGGAATGTTGGAGCATATGGGTAGTCGAGTGAAGAACAAGTGATGAATGATGCTGTGTTGATTTTTCTGACCATTTGCAGTATGCATTGGGTAGTGAATGTTTAATGCACCACATTAGCTTCCCCACAATGAACATATTGTCTTTACTTCCGTGTGACTACCACCCTATTGGGTTGATAGCTCATATTCAGTTCAAGGTGGACTTTATCAGCATATAGTTTACTTCCTCTTAAtctaatcataatttatattaggGGAGTGCGGTGgttataaaaagagaaaaaaaaaagatagtaatAAGATGGTTTTTAGTAGCcatgagattccaaagaaaaggagattatttgattatttgagtctacagagtcaaaagataatgtcACAGttatagtgtagggtggtgattatttgattttgtcttattttgataatattttttttgtgtttATCAAGATCTTAAGTGGGTGACTGACACAGGTgtttcttatcatgctataccatgaagagagttttttgctacatacaggtatgAAAatgttggtgttgtcaagataagCAACTATGGCATAACAGATATCATTGACATGGGTGATATGCATTTAAAGATCAACCTTTGTTGCAAATTagtacttaaggatatgaggCATATGGTTTgactttgctagtcataggtgcccagttagccaatcacgtgagtgatgacacgtgtgacttgacacagaatctttttgcttattatattttgacatttatcactttatattgactgttgcatatatacatgtatatattgtgatgtctttggatctgtACAAtatgaatcagatcgtgatgagatcacgataatgagactgattcacttttaaacacagatcctaaataatcccggtcataggttactcgagagggacgtcgagataaccggataaactggtgtgttgtatacccgtccatatgatggatgcagctggtctcatagctgcttgtgtggggacactagggatacagtacaggtgctcattggagaatgagttcactgattgatccgtttattgaatgctggatggttgatgatgccttattgtcagacaacgattccgtagtactagtggtgtatctggtccttagacttgagataccaaggatatcctgtatgagtgctccgctctttgataccaaacttataggtttggatgtcccagatctagtacagctggtcattgagagtaacagtcgaccttacgagagctattgagtgtcgatagaggatcatccactcttgatgtcatgagaggaatatcctatgtgttcttgctcagacaaatccctggctaaggtcatttggattgagagagaaagagttctcgggaagaatctgattatagcaagactcgagtagaaactatatgggtctgacagtaccatgcccaatatacgatctctggAATATTACCTCAGTTGAGAAAGATCACATACTTATCTGTAGAGTACCGTCGCATTAggatatgtacttacttttgaaagtggagctgtgtcatgacaatccagattacaaaggcgtattgttctctccaccatagagacataatatattgttgctatagaggtttacaaagaaatattatggataaaagaattcttacaataATTGAGACTTAAACAGGAAAACTATGTAGTGCATTGTGATAGTCAGAGTgctatccatttgtgtaagaacccaatgtttcattctaagtcaaagcatatagatatcagataccactggattcgaaatgtatttgaagagaaatagttgcagctttagaaaattcacatagatgacaatgaagcagacatgttgacaaagaatttatcaaaagaaaaacaggagatataatgatagctggtcggcatggtttcacattgaggagtcatgggacaacctcccttatgggctgaagggagatgttgttgggctgacagctcaTATCCAGCCCACAGCTCATcccctcttaatctaaccctaatttatattagagAGGATGTGGTGGCTCTAAAAAGAGGTAGAAAAAGGCAGTAACAAGGCAGTTTTTGACCGTCataggattccaaagaaaaggaggagaacaaggcagaaaaagaagagaaaaaaagggaagaagacaatgacaacacaaagagactgttctcaattatcTAGCAGTGCTTTTATCTTATGTTAGATCATATCTACAGtaaattcttactgtgattacttggaaaAAATTAtgaaggatttagatattgtgcacaatgacgtgatctttgtatcccagttattcttttgtgattgttaCTAGGATTTTGGACAAaaaattaagatttgtatattcattattattattatagattatctctagtttgccctataatttttatccttcatacacaaaatttaattttcatattatgctaatatttatttatacacaAAAGTTATTTCGACACCTATATATTAGAGGAGATACTATGAGTGCTTTACTAAAGCTAATAATTATGAGTTCTTTCAACTAAAGCTAATAATTATAGGAGCTTAGCCGAGAGCTGAAACGCCAAAGGGTTTTAAAAGCTATAGGACATTTATTGCTTTAGTTAACATTATCTTTGTATGTGGTGGTCTTCAGAGAGATGCTTCTTAATCATTAAGTGTTCGGGAAATGAGTAATGTGGTAGGTGTAGTGCTGCTACCGATGAGTCTCAATGTTCATCTATGAACATTTCAGGAAAGCTCCGGCAAGCCGTGCGACGTGCAAACCTGTTGATCTATGTACGACTTCCATGTAGAACAACATGAGCAACAAGAGATAGGTTGTAGATCGCCATGCATGTACAACTGTTCCTTCAAGGCAGGTGGAGGGAGGATGGTTGCAGTCATGCTAATTATGGACAAACTTCATCGTCTCTTCGGTGAAGGCCGGTAGATGTTCCTTTTGAACACATCGTGTCAGTAACCTCACGCCCTGCTTCGGCTTGGACGGCTGCAGGTAGATGCAGGAAGCGATGAAGTTGCTGTCGTCATTCAACGGTGCGACATGGATCGGCTCTCCCCACCCATAGTTCACTTCTGAGAACCCCACCCGGCTCCAATCCGACACCACCAGCGTCCCGTACTCCAGCGGCACCTTGTACGGGTCGTCCTCCGCGTCCCCCATCATCCAGTCCAAGAACTTGGCGGACATCCTCTCCTTGGCGTCTCGTATCAGCTCGATCACCTCCACCGGCGAGGAACCAGCGATGGTTCCGGCGGTCGTCTGGATCCCCATGGGGTACACGCAGTTGCCGTAGAAGCCTTCCTGCGGCAGCACCTGGCGTAAAAGGTGGCGGGTGTTGGCGGCGAAGCCGAGGTGCACGTCGGCGTGGGGGTCCAAGCCTATCGCCCGCGTCCGGGACTGCCAGATCATGGCCGTGACCACGTCGAAGGTGGAGCACTTCTGGCCCGTCTCCCTCCAGAACTGGTTCTTCACCGCGCTGATATGGTCGGAGGAGACGTCGAAGACGGAGGTCACGAAACGGAAGGAAGCGATGGAGGGTGCGTGTCCTCGCGATAGCTTCGGCGGACTTGGGATGGCGTCCCTGCACCAGACTGGATCGACGACGAGACGAACGTGGCCTCTTGCGATCTCGGCGACCGCTTGCAAGAACTGGGCTGCTCCGAGGCCGTCGAACACTGTGTGACTGAATCTGATGCCCACTGCGAACCCACCGCATGTGAACTCCGTCACCTAACGCAACACACGGCATTCAAAAAGGTCTTGAGTTGAATCATTCGACCAAAATGACCTTTCTGCGTTCAATATTGGATCAAATCAGTGTCATAATCTCCCAAATAAACTTAGCTTTTTGCCGCTTGTTATTGAATCAGAGAGAGACTCGAACGACAAACAACAATGCACAGTGTTGCTTTTTTTTGGTAGACGTGATGATTGCAAACAATGTCACGTTCGGGTCGTGAAAGCCATCTGTCCAATTTACGTAAAGCATGCAGAATCACATGAGCCTGATGGCTTCTCTACAGTTCAGTCGGCAGTAGCACAGGAAGAGTAAAAGCTTAACACCGCTACTAGCTAAGCAGGGAGTTTTAGGGAAAACGCACATTGATTGGTACGTACGTACCTGCATCATGAAGATCAAGTCTTCCTCGTTCACGTCAGGGGGAGCAAATGGGATGAGCTCCTTCTTGGGCAGCAGGAGAGGGCGCTCCAGGTTGTTAACATCTTTGAGACTGCAATCCACGGAGGCGTCGACGAACCACACGCCGTCGCCGGTGCAGGCGACCTCAGGCTCGCCGGGGATCGGCTCGACGATCCGCCCGGCAACGGGGTAGTAAGAGACGAGAGCACGGGACAGCGCCGCCCTGAAGGCCTTCGCCGGCTGCACGCCTTGCTTGAACACGAGCATCAGGTCGACCAGGATCCTGACCACCGCGGTGCGGTCCATGCAGGAGAGCGGGAGGTGGCCTGACGGCGTCGGCTCGGCGGCGGCCACGAGTTCCGCGGCCAGCTTGTTCACGGAGAAGCTCATTGTCGCTGCAGCTGCTATAGATGTCGCCCGTGACGATATGGTAatgaatctatatatatatggatgGGGGGCACTGAACTCTACGCGAGTGTGATGAGCATGGGATGCGTGCCTTCGTATACATCATATTGTTGGGAAATGTGTGGGTGGGTGGATGAGAAGGACATGCGAATCTCACTGTATATTTAATCTGAATCCGAAGTTTGTGTCCTTTGCTCGACGAGAGGATTATGTTATGCGTTTGTGTCCTATATATTCACTAATAATCACACGCTTTCAAAGGCATGCATGTACAAAAGTACTCAATGGAAATCTAATCAGCCAAGGTATAAAGTTAGAGACTTGGTTTTTGGTCCTTGTTTCACTGAAAGGAGTACTTTTTACCCAAAGCCAGTCATTGGGTGATTCCAATACTTGGCATTAGTTCTTTAGTTTGCCTTCAGAGAGCTTTTGGCTTGATCTGTATCTTTTGTGGTTGCATGCAGTACACTTGTGTCTCCAATAATGATTcctaattattattcttggagGTGAAGCTATAAAGAAGAGGAACAGTAGTGAATGATGAATGTGGTAGGTATGGTGCTGCTGCTAATCATGGCATGGGCCAAACACCCATGCCAAGCTCACCGTGACACGTCGAGGTAGACCCCTCCGCAGCCTCGATAGACGATAGAGTTTGTGGCCGAGCCAAACCTAGTGGGAATTTTGGATGATGATGGTGGCGGTGGGAGAGTTTAGTGGCTCTGCAACTTCACTTTTTGGATAGAAGAAGGCGCCTGATGTCTGACATCTTTTAGCACTTTTGTTTGTGTCGGTTTCTTTCTTCATTGCTATCTATTCGGGAAgcataagatattaaaattatataattttatttaattaattaaaatatattataaatataattaaatattaattataattatcgatctataaaaaaaataaattatgataaatttttttaggagataaccttaaaAGAGACTCTCAAAATTACTTATTTTAGATCTTCTActcttatttataaaataataatatattttaaaaacttaaagtggaaatatatatacttatcattattgagagattatatatTTTCTCTCATATTCTCTTTCTCCATAATCTATGGCTCATAATTATTCTTTAAAGGATAGAAGACAAGTCTAGTTCTCTTTATAAATCGATATCACATAGCTTTCAAATCGGATGACGATATGCCCACAGATTAGAAAAAAAGCTTTCTGATTGGTATGGAAAGGTATGCATTATAAATTTGATATGGTGTAatttgatttcagattttgatattaaatttttcGATATAACAATAGCATAAGATGTTATATTTATAATTAGTATTAGACTCACGTGAAATCAAGTTTATTTACTATGCATGAATGATTCACTTGTATTGCTGATCTACTTTTCTATCCATCATCCTATCGCTTACTTGTGGACAATGTGAGGTTCCTCGTGCTTGATTGATGGATTACTATCGACAATAGTATTGTTAAGGGCGACAACCTTTGGAGATCGCTAGCCTAGTCACAGTAATGGCTGCGTACCTAGTGGAAGCACCATGGGGTGCGATAACCCTACGATGGCAATGTAGCTCCACTGCGAACTGTGGCTACAATAATACCGTTGCAACAACACTTGTTGGTCATGATCGGTGTCAACTGAATATTGAAGGTCGCAGTTCCTAATGGCTATGTAACAGGATGCGTGGGCATAACCGTGCATTGTGGCGACCATGGGGGTTGTCGATTGATGCATGTGTatagttgaaagtctattataaAGTTAAGCTTATGCCAAattagatattagttttataattaaaatattagatatatattaaatttactcAAGAATAAAAATAGTAAAAGATtgtaaagaaaataataagatatgtAGAAAGAACAAAGGAATATATGCTCGTATATATGAAATTAGACTAACttgaaatgatggtattttttATTTACCGATTCTTTAAATTACCTTGATAATAGGAAGTCTACTTTAAGGTTTATATCTATGTCAGTTGGAAGGgtaatttacaaaaataaatatataaaataaatatattattatattattattaataaaaattaattttttgatattctttgagggCACTATTTAAGCTTTGTGACtgtgaatttttattttatgacttAGTATGGTCTGACTCAATTGCCAAattattgaaaatactttatgacaTATTattatagttttcttttttaagaaTGATAAATACTATTGTAGCTATATACATTATCAGATAAAATACTTGATGGTCAGAGAAAAAGAgtccaaaaataattaatattaattaagaaCTTGAGTTCCCTGTGTTAATTATTGATCCATTCACTTATGTATTTGAAAAAATATGTTCTTATAATTGGGTTTATAAATAATCCATAAAAGATATGGTAAAACATGTTTGAGTggacattataattgatattcttatttatttatttaaagttatttatttctgttatactatttatatttatgtatgtagatTGAATATGAtagcaaaattttcttgataaaataaattacaAGGATCATTTTGGACTATATTAGGTAGGGCTAATAATATTGTAGCATATCAAAGAAAGTATGATATTAATTACATATAATTACTATGACTTGTATTGATCGTTAGACTTAACGTGACATTatgtttattagatttattgatctattttataaaattcttatgcacatgtaaaatattttttaaaaatttttaaaatctaattaaataattattttaaataaaattttattttatttattatatttcgaatctattttatatcttactaattaatgggCTAAGTGGGAGAGTGTTATATTATATAGcactatttaattaagtaagatatattatggatattatGAATTTATTATAGAAAATAAGTCCAATTATAGTAAGATTTCTTAGGAGATTGATGGCGATAGAAGTGACtttcctaattacttatcctaaGGCCTCTATTCTCGCCTATAAAATGATGAGATCTCATAGTGACTCAAGGTGTAGATATGTATACATTCATATATCACAAATCTTCTCTAATCTCTTATTAGTCACATAAATCGTTATCACTATAACTTTTAGATCCGATTACAGTTCAATCGCATATTagataaaagttttttgaataatatcgaaaggtATAGATCGTAaatttgatctattattatttgattttaaattttaatattaaaatttttatacaatagtaacataaaaataatttttatacttacacAAGGCATACCTACAACAAGGTGTGGGTCTCGCTAGTTGACCCATCACTACATCACCGTGATCAACTGTACAAGGGAACCTTTTGAAGGCATTACACACAAGCTCTCACTTTCGATGCACGCGAAACGATTCAACAAGCAAAATAACATCCCGGTTTACCCCACGAtggatgaaaatattaatattaacttcAACTTAGATCTTTTGATCTTGGTACTAAGGGATCATGACAATTGATATTATAATAAAGCCAGAGTACAGTTGCTGGTTTTACCTTTCATCTTTCCACAGCTTAGTTCTAAAACAGTCGATAAACTTCAATTATGGAGctaatatacatgtacatattagATAAAGATTTCGGAAGTCCAACCGGAAATAACTACAACCTATAGATTCCAGCCTCCGTACCACCGCATTTATAGGGAGCAATTTGGCTCACTCTTTACCATGGTCTTCTATGCTCATCTTCCCGACCAAGGTCGATCGAGTGGTCTTGCCATCATTCCGCAGCTGCTCTTTCCGGTCCAGATTCTAACTGGCAATATTAAAGTTATATGAAGGATGACTTTTAAGCTCACATCACTTAGTCAACCCTTATGATACTAGGAGATCAGCAAGAAAGAGGAGGTACCGAGATCGGTTTTGTTGCGCCACACCTTAAACAGAGTCATTCCAAATGATCATATGATCCAGAATTGTGATCACGCTGACCCATCCAGCCATTTCCACCTTCTGAACTGCTGCAGGCTTGTTTTGCGAGGATGTTGTTTGCTAGATCACCAGTCAAGCTCATCTGTTGGACTTCCTGTGGTGATAGTATCTTAATGCACTGTACGCAGTTCACAAATTCCCTGCACATTGACAATCCCATGTCACCCTCGCATGAAAATTCTATGGAAAACCATTTTAGACTCAGATGCTCCCTACATCACTTCTGGAACTTAGTACTCAATGAAAGGAACTACGCATAAAGATGTTACGACTTACTCCCATGGGTCGTCACCAACAAGCAGAACATCTTTCTCATGATCAACGTAGACGAGCTTCCAACCAATTTTCTGCAGATCTTCGAGCTGTCCTATACTGAACATGCGGGCAATATCGTGTTTGAGCTCATCATAGCCTGAATAACGAGTAATATCTATTGACCTGCCAACAGCTCCACGCTTGTGAACCTAAAAATGGCACAATTTAGGTTTGCTTTGAGAAAAATGGAAATGATGAACACCAGCTATCACCATGAACAAATTTATAAACATGAAGTAGAAAACATTCAAAATTCTAAATTCATCCGATGGTCTGCTTTATAATCTAGTCATAGAAGTGGTATCATTTAACATATATTTCCAACAAAATCAGGGAAACAACAGGTATTTACATGTCTGTCATTTCACACAAAACCAGAACAACAAAGATTGAGGCTACTACTTGTAGTGCTAATATATGGGACTTTAATCTTAAGCCATATATTTCATAAAGCCTTTTGCACCAAAAGAATAATTTGGAAAACAGTCTTTTGATgtatatgataaaatatttcagatACTCCTAGAAGGTCTTGCTTAAACTTGAAGTAGTTAAATATTAGGTCTTCATCGGTAGGTAGATTTGGCAATCATTTCCCTTGCTAGTAACTAAAAAGCAGTAGTTCACTTTTGTTTCAAGGTGCTAAGAAGAATTAATTGTGAAATATATTTGAACCAAGCAGAGTAGGATGGATCAAAATTTCCCATTCGACTATGGAGGTATAATAATTAGCTTCCCACTTGACAGCAATGATATCATAGCATGTGTATGTGAAACCACAAACCTTGGTGTAAGTCCGCATTCGCTGAAGAGGTGGTGCAGGTGCCCAGCAACTTGCATTTAATAAGCTATTCTCATTAATTGTCGAATCAATAGAATTGAAAGCCAGGTCCGGAACGCCAAATGAATGAGAGACCAGTGAAGACGATAGCTCTTGATGAACATCGTTTGAGATATTGTAGTTTGAGATCATATTACCGGGAATGTGATTCTGGTACTTCTCTGAAGCAATGCTAATCGCTAGTGATGCATCAGTTGCAATAGCTATGCCCAATGGTCCATCAACGTTGACCCCCATAAGGGCACTGCTCCTTGGATCTGTGCCTTGGACATCATCATCCAGAGGGATATCTCTAAGCATCGATGGCTGGTTGAAAGATGTTAATGGGAAGGTTCCAGTCTGAGAAAGACAAACCGAAGTAGCTGAAGAAGTAGTGTCCAGGTAATCCAGCTGTACGGCGTCGTTAATGTAAGTTTGAGGATCCACAGCTCCCTGAGATTGCACCTTGGAAATTGGCACCGAGGGTTTCAGGTCCTGTACAGCTTTAGGCAGCTCCTTAGCTATGTTAAGGTTTGCAACTGAAGCTTCAAAGGAGCTTGAACTGAGCATAGTAACTAGTTGATTCTTTTCTGTCGACGCAGGGTTGCACAGACGAGGCCAATTTAAAGTTGACTGAGGAAGAACAACGCCATTGTTTGCTGAAGGTGATGTAGAGCAAGATGGGATGTCATCTGTAACCACCGAGTGTGCACCTCCAGTAGCTAACAAAGAGCTGCCGTTGGCCAAGATCGGATTGGTTGCTGAAGTTGCAGGCAAAGTTATTCCAGGCAAGTCGGCTAGTAGAACTTGCTGCTGCTGAAGCTTCTGCTGTGACTGGGACTGCAAGGATTGCGGCAGCTGGACACCCGGTGAAGTGATCTTTGCACCTTGTCGAGGAGTAACATGTGGCTGAGCCAATGAACGGGGGGAGTCCAAAAGTTGCTGTGAAACTTCAAGCAGCGTCTTCTGCTGCTCTTGAATTTGATGTAATTGGGTTTCCTGGACTTTTGGTTGTGACAATAATGAGGGTTGCTGCTGTAGCTTCTGCACGAGCTGAAACTGAATTTGAGGATCAGACACTTGTAATTGCTTGTTTGGTTGGTTTGCGATAGCAACAGGTATCCTACTCTGCTGCTGCTGGAGTGGAACTGGTTGCTCAGGTCTTTGTGGCTGGGTTTGCAGGAGGCTGGTTTGTAATACCTGGGGGTTCTGAATCACCGGACATTGCTGTTGAACTGAAGGTTGGACAAGTGACTGAGATTGAAGAAGACCGGCCTGGTTTTGGGTGAAGGGAGATGCTTGGTTGAGCATGTGTTGCCTCTGCTGTAGACTGAAATCTTGAAGTTGCTGCTGTGGTCTGCTAACAACACTGGATTGGTTCAGAGAGCCGGATAATTTAGGTAATTGGTCGACTTGGGATTGCCGAGGCAATCCAAGTGCACCAAAATGTATATTATTCTGCTGCAAAATCTGAGCCTGCAGATGCCTTGAGAAGTCACTCGATCCAAGGTTTTGTACAACACGTCCACTCAAGGAGCGCAGGCATTCATTCTGCATGGCTGAGTTAGCTAGTGAGGGATTCTGCTGCATGCTCATCCATTGAGCTAAGCTTAGACCAGGCATTATAGCATTCTGAGATTGAGAATCCTTTATGCAGATCTCCTCGTTAAGCCAAGGGATTGCCCTCTTAAAAAGATTTTCCATTTCTGATGACTCATCGTCTGCAAAATTAGCAGTTAAATCAGTATTCTAGCTATTTCATAACACAAACTATAGATATGAAATTGCAGTTTCTCTACAACTGTCCTTCCTTTTTCAACaaaatccaaacatagaaatcCAGTGTTCACCCCTCCCCagccaaaataattttatgaaacttTTTGCAAATTTATTCTGTAGAGTAGTTCGATTCAAGCTTGCTGAAAATTCTCTGATGATTTAGTTCACTCGTATAcaatatttattaatatttttctctCTATAAATACCTGGAATACCTGGTTGTCTAGGACGCTTCCGAAAAAATGGTGGAGGGCAGATAAAGAAAGGTGCTGCAATGGGCTCAATGTTCCATATGGAGACCCTACTGGGCCTCTCACCAGCTGCGCACTCATCCCACCCCACCTGTTGGATCAATAAAGCATTGTCAGAAAGAAACAAAATTGGAGGAAAAAAGTCATTGGATTCATCAAGTAAAATGAACTTGTGAATGATATTACTCATTGAGTTTTAAAGAAACTGCTTAATTGAAAATGAAAATCAACCTTCAAATTACGCCATTGTGAGTTCTTCCACCTAACAACATCCAGATCACTTATCTCTGTGATTGTACCCATGTACCTGCAAGGTTTAGGAAGTAACTACTCTGCAAAGCTAGTTAAGTTGATGAGACCTCGCCACAAAGTGGTGTAGATGTAAAAGGTCAAGTTCATGAGGGAATCAGTCCTCAATTAAGTAccagaaaataaatataattttctttagtGGAGTATTATAGAATTAAAACGAGATGTCCATTTGGTTGCAGTCATCATGTATCAAAAGTGGTTAACATGACATAATCAGATAGTAGTAGTATAATACCTCCTTGTTCCTGATTCTTCAGTTTCGAACATCATGCGGAAGCGCATGCCAAGAGATACTTGATTGCTGTATATTGCCTTCTGGTACTTAGCAAAAGGAATGACAAATTCTGAAGGACTAGTCCTGCAGATAAAAAGGTGAGCAAAGCCATAGTAAATAGTTTAGAAAAGATGCAGTTAAACTATCGAAGATAAGCCTTGCCCGACACTAGACaaataaagaaattaaaattaaaaccTTGGATTATAGAATACAGTGAAGGGACTATTATTCGCAGCAGCATGAGCTGCTGCAGCAAGAATTCCAATATGCATGCTGTCACTCGACAGGACTGATGATGATAGGTTAGTAGGTTGCCTGTTAGCACGTCTGATGCCTAAAAGCAGTTGTTGTTTCTCATCCCTGCTCACAAAGACGACAAAAGAAAGCACATTAGGTTTATAGagcaatgacaaatttagagTCCACTATGAAAAAGAATGTAGAACTCAGAGAAAATGATTGATGAAAAGTGgg
The window above is part of the Musa acuminata AAA Group cultivar baxijiao chromosome BXJ2-6, Cavendish_Baxijiao_AAA, whole genome shotgun sequence genome. Proteins encoded here:
- the LOC103986681 gene encoding auxin response factor 19 isoform X3: MPSSQCYSAYPDTDEVYAQITLQPVNTYDKEALQTSDLALKQTRPQTEFFCKTLTASDTSTHGGFSVPRRAAEKIFPPLDFSMQPPAQELQARDLHDNLWTFRHIYRGQPKRHLLTTGWSLFVSGKRLFAGDSVLFIRDEKQQLLLGIRRANRQPTNLSSSVLSSDSMHIGILAAAAHAAANNSPFTVFYNPRTSPSEFVIPFAKYQKAIYSNQVSLGMRFRMMFETEESGTRRYMGTITEISDLDVVRWKNSQWRNLKVGWDECAAGERPSRVSIWNIEPIAAPFFICPPPFFRKRPRQPGIPDDESSEMENLFKRAIPWLNEEICIKDSQSQNAIMPGLSLAQWMSMQQNPSLANSAMQNECLRSLSGRVVQNLGSSDFSRHLQAQILQQNNIHFGALGLPRQSQVDQLPKLSGSLNQSSVVSRPQQQLQDFSLQQRQHMLNQASPFTQNQAGLLQSQSLVQPSVQQQCPVIQNPQVLQTSLLQTQPQRPEQPVPLQQQQSRIPVAIANQPNKQLQVSDPQIQFQLVQKLQQQPSLLSQPKVQETQLHQIQEQQKTLLEVSQQLLDSPRSLAQPHVTPRQGAKITSPGVQLPQSLQSQSQQKLQQQQVLLADLPGITLPATSATNPILANGSSLLATGGAHSVVTDDIPSCSTSPSANNGVVLPQSTLNWPRLCNPASTEKNQLVTMLSSSSFEASVANLNIAKELPKAVQDLKPSVPISKVQSQGAVDPQTYINDAVQLDYLDTTSSATSVCLSQTGTFPLTSFNQPSMLRDIPLDDDVQGTDPRSSALMGVNVDGPLGIAIATDASLAISIASEKYQNHIPGNMISNYNISNDVHQELSSSLVSHSFGVPDLAFNSIDSTINENSLLNASCWAPAPPLQRMRTYTKVHKRGAVGRSIDITRYSGYDELKHDIARMFSIGQLEDLQKIGWKLVYVDHEKDVLLVGDDPWEEFVNCVQCIKILSPQEVQQMSLTGDLANNILAKQACSSSEGGNGWMGQRDHNSGSYDHLE